From a region of the Leptospira kmetyi serovar Malaysia str. Bejo-Iso9 genome:
- the rsx gene encoding LIMLP_03685 family anti-sigma factor: MKDRSKENLLHLFSDGDRSKELPEELKNDPEALREYFDLIRVKTLLSSLDPKDFPIPQKVSAISWQKKTGAFLLAAASLLIVFGTFLYYQMREDSYKIVLNKKASQGICEQIQIGNEIQLQTQENSTCDLGLNGQGEFSIRAFPKTRFTVKSDSQTLKIEVREGSVLFSSVSKREGSVVEVNSPHIRSVLLGTSLLVSANPDKEKIVLIEGRIEVQILNSLNASEKPIAVEPGFIAEATNIAEANDPSQTYRISINKMSPKEESALQSQLDSVGRIREGNSPKEYDKADLDSIENIRNSESWSSRPYVQITTNDGKTKEGYLTEIGDFYSIYTIDSGLIRIPKSSIVEMSTLRQ, from the coding sequence ATGAAAGATCGTTCGAAAGAAAATCTACTTCACTTATTTTCGGACGGCGATCGATCCAAAGAACTTCCGGAGGAATTGAAAAACGATCCGGAGGCCCTCAGAGAATATTTCGATTTGATCCGGGTCAAAACCCTTTTAAGTTCCTTAGATCCGAAAGACTTTCCGATTCCGCAAAAAGTTTCTGCGATTTCTTGGCAAAAGAAAACCGGCGCCTTTCTTCTGGCCGCCGCTTCACTTTTAATCGTTTTTGGAACGTTCTTATATTATCAAATGCGAGAGGATTCTTACAAAATCGTCTTAAACAAAAAAGCGTCTCAAGGAATCTGCGAACAAATTCAAATCGGAAACGAGATTCAATTGCAGACGCAGGAAAATTCAACCTGCGATCTCGGATTAAACGGACAAGGAGAATTCTCCATACGTGCGTTTCCCAAAACGCGCTTCACGGTAAAATCCGATTCTCAAACTCTGAAAATCGAAGTTCGGGAAGGTTCAGTTCTTTTTTCTTCCGTATCAAAACGCGAAGGTTCCGTCGTGGAAGTGAACAGTCCTCATATCCGCTCCGTTCTGCTCGGAACCTCCTTGTTGGTTTCCGCAAATCCGGATAAGGAAAAAATCGTTTTGATAGAAGGACGTATCGAAGTACAAATATTAAATTCTTTGAATGCTTCCGAAAAACCGATCGCGGTCGAACCCGGCTTTATCGCGGAAGCGACGAACATCGCCGAGGCGAACGATCCTTCCCAAACCTATCGGATTTCCATAAACAAAATGTCCCCCAAGGAAGAATCCGCTCTACAGTCCCAACTGGATTCCGTAGGAAGAATCCGCGAAGGAAATTCTCCGAAAGAATACGACAAAGCCGATCTGGATTCGATCGAGAATATTAGAAATTCCGAAAGTTGGTCTTCGAGACCCTATGTTCAGATCACGACGAACGACGGAAAAACTAAAGAAGGATATCTTACCGAAATCGGGGACTTCTATTCGATTTATACGATCGACTCGGGATTGATCCGAATTCCCAAATCCTCGATCGTCGAAATGTCCACGCTTCGACAATAA
- a CDS encoding DUF1272 domain-containing protein — protein MLELRPSCENCDKPLPPESTEAMICTFECTFCVSCYEQFLFGICPNCGGNFVPRPIRPVHNWNDDNYLGKYPASTKKKFRPINTEAHLEFVKKLSSIPPEKR, from the coding sequence ATGTTAGAATTAAGACCCAGTTGCGAAAATTGCGATAAACCATTGCCTCCGGAATCCACCGAAGCGATGATCTGTACGTTCGAGTGTACGTTTTGTGTTTCCTGTTACGAACAATTTCTTTTCGGGATCTGCCCGAACTGCGGAGGAAATTTCGTTCCGCGTCCGATTCGTCCCGTACATAACTGGAACGATGATAATTACTTGGGAAAATATCCGGCGAGCACGAAGAAAAAATTTCGGCCGATCAATACGGAAGCGCATCTCGAGTTCGTAAAAAAACTTTCTTCGATTCCGCCCGAAAAAAGATAA
- a CDS encoding LIC10965 family protein, with amino-acid sequence MIAKGLKSGFLAILLTLFVSTGLHIHSERENRTFNKATFSVDQDSQRTQTCPICQFQRSAHSFWNPDFQSTTWFPVSQREEFFTSAIIVLTFSFDPIRLGRAPPLNS; translated from the coding sequence ATGATCGCAAAAGGTCTCAAATCCGGATTTCTCGCCATTCTGCTTACGCTTTTTGTAAGCACGGGCCTTCATATCCACTCGGAAAGGGAGAATCGGACCTTTAACAAAGCTACGTTTTCGGTCGATCAGGATTCTCAGCGTACGCAGACTTGTCCGATCTGTCAGTTCCAAAGAAGCGCGCATTCTTTTTGGAATCCGGATTTTCAATCCACCACTTGGTTTCCCGTTTCGCAAAGGGAAGAATTTTTTACTTCCGCAATCATCGTTCTTACTTTCAGCTTCGATCCGATCCGTCTCGGCAGAGCCCCTCCTCTGAACTCCTAA
- a CDS encoding TonB-dependent receptor, translated as MKRQSFLYIRIFLFSIFISPFSLFALDVALTGVVKDKDGNPISNARILIQESRKGAITDDKGEFVLDHVPPGKYTVITIARGYQSETIGVQINDKDQKIQFVLSKSSLDESAINVTAKSTISDFLTSPQPITVLSGRQLDRQRGENAMSAINNTPGVSNLTTGAGTSKPIIRGLTGQRVLVMTDGIRQEEQQFGDDHTVELDAFNIQKIEIIRGPGSLLYGSDALGGVVNVIRDKAPLSGEGVPKMAGIFNSNSYSNNKQDAGNFAIYGNIDGFGYRASSNTRKAGRITTPNGTMRNTGMIEKNQSASIGSDGKWGNFYVDSFRREQTQDLLDNPNENPGATVFQKLLHEKSHFHSFFIFSPGNLEIDLSYQRNNRREIESKNKLLPIKDVLLDESVDVFDKSFQFYQVTSRAKNQGLNLFLDTATADAKFHHKPIFNLLKGTFGVSGLEQKNRTIGTEPLIPSYGIVNVAGYFLEELKLGNVTLSAGVRADKRSADIRNNAALGVTERTKNYYATTGSTGLVWRIDKFFSTVLNYGRGFRAPTPFELFSNGVHEGTGKFEIGKDSLKPEYSNNLDLSFRYASSRIQTEISVFQNHIQNFIYAASIAEIDVDSGLPKYRYKQGDAVLRGGEFSIQAELTRKLVLSGGIDIVHSRNQNDTNPLPRTTPNRARAGLRWTEDSILGLKNFYVSVNGRFYDSQYRVDPKETPTKGYNLTDIGFGFELPNFGDGTSKPSLDFSVQNVFNVSYVDHLSRYKDYALNPGVNAILKVSFPFTMVQ; from the coding sequence TTGAAAAGGCAATCATTTTTATATATTAGAATATTCTTATTTTCGATTTTTATTTCACCGTTTTCTTTGTTCGCTTTAGATGTCGCATTAACGGGCGTTGTCAAGGACAAGGACGGAAATCCGATTTCTAACGCAAGGATTCTCATCCAGGAATCCAGAAAAGGCGCGATCACGGACGACAAGGGAGAATTCGTCTTAGATCACGTTCCTCCCGGCAAATACACCGTGATTACGATCGCAAGGGGTTATCAATCCGAAACCATTGGGGTTCAGATAAACGACAAGGATCAAAAAATCCAATTCGTTCTTTCCAAAAGTTCTTTGGACGAATCCGCGATCAACGTCACCGCAAAATCCACGATCTCGGACTTTCTCACTTCTCCGCAACCGATTACGGTTCTTTCGGGAAGACAACTCGATCGTCAAAGGGGCGAGAACGCGATGTCCGCGATCAACAACACTCCCGGCGTTTCGAACCTGACCACGGGCGCGGGAACTTCCAAACCGATCATCCGGGGTTTGACCGGACAAAGAGTTCTTGTGATGACCGACGGAATCCGTCAGGAAGAACAACAGTTCGGCGACGATCACACGGTGGAATTAGACGCTTTTAATATTCAAAAAATTGAAATCATTCGGGGACCGGGAAGTCTTCTCTACGGTTCTGACGCGTTAGGCGGTGTTGTCAACGTGATTCGGGACAAGGCTCCTCTCAGCGGAGAGGGCGTTCCCAAAATGGCGGGAATCTTCAACTCCAACAGTTATTCCAACAACAAACAGGACGCGGGTAACTTTGCGATCTACGGGAACATCGACGGCTTCGGTTATCGTGCGAGTTCGAACACGAGAAAGGCGGGAAGAATCACGACTCCGAACGGAACGATGCGCAATACCGGCATGATCGAAAAAAATCAAAGCGCTTCGATCGGCTCGGACGGCAAATGGGGAAACTTCTATGTGGATTCGTTTCGTAGAGAACAAACCCAGGATCTTTTGGACAACCCGAACGAAAATCCGGGCGCGACCGTGTTTCAAAAACTGCTTCACGAAAAATCGCATTTCCATTCTTTCTTTATCTTTTCCCCGGGAAACTTGGAGATCGATCTCTCGTATCAAAGAAACAATCGAAGAGAGATCGAATCCAAAAACAAACTTCTTCCGATCAAGGACGTTCTTTTGGACGAAAGCGTGGACGTTTTCGATAAGTCCTTTCAGTTTTATCAGGTAACTTCCAGAGCGAAGAATCAAGGCCTGAATCTTTTTCTCGACACGGCGACGGCCGACGCGAAGTTTCATCACAAACCCATATTCAATCTTTTGAAAGGAACCTTCGGAGTTTCGGGTTTGGAACAAAAAAACAGAACGATCGGAACCGAACCTTTGATTCCTTCTTACGGAATCGTAAACGTAGCGGGTTATTTTTTAGAGGAACTCAAACTCGGCAACGTCACGTTGAGCGCGGGAGTTCGAGCGGATAAACGATCCGCGGATATCCGTAACAACGCCGCGTTAGGCGTAACCGAACGCACGAAGAACTATTATGCGACAACGGGTTCGACGGGGCTCGTTTGGAGAATCGATAAATTCTTTTCTACGGTGTTGAACTACGGACGGGGGTTTAGAGCTCCCACTCCTTTCGAACTTTTTTCCAACGGAGTCCACGAAGGAACCGGAAAATTCGAGATCGGAAAGGATTCCTTAAAACCGGAATATTCGAACAATCTGGATCTTTCGTTTCGATACGCCTCTTCGAGAATCCAAACCGAAATCAGCGTCTTTCAAAATCACATTCAAAATTTCATATATGCCGCGAGCATCGCGGAGATCGACGTCGATTCCGGTTTGCCCAAATACAGATACAAACAAGGCGACGCGGTTTTACGCGGGGGAGAATTTTCGATCCAAGCGGAACTCACCCGTAAACTCGTGTTGTCCGGCGGGATCGATATCGTTCATTCCAGAAATCAAAACGACACGAATCCTCTTCCCCGAACGACACCAAACCGCGCACGGGCCGGGCTTCGATGGACGGAGGATTCCATTCTCGGGTTAAAGAACTTTTACGTTTCGGTCAACGGAAGATTCTACGATTCTCAATACAGGGTCGATCCGAAGGAAACCCCCACGAAGGGTTACAATCTTACGGACATCGGATTCGGTTTCGAACTTCCCAACTTCGGAGACGGAACCTCCAAACCGAGCCTGGACTTCAGCGTTCAAAACGTATTCAACGTTTCTTATGTGGATCATCTCAGCAGATACAAGGACTACGCTCTCAACCCGGGTGTAAACGCGATCTTAAAGGTTTCGTTTCCGTTTACGATGGTTCAATAG
- a CDS encoding tautomerase family protein, with protein sequence MPYVNLQVAGPLTRQQKEEIVKEFSETLHRVAGKPPAVTYIVIEEVAKENWAVGGKLLE encoded by the coding sequence ATGCCTTACGTAAATCTGCAAGTCGCCGGTCCTCTTACGCGCCAACAAAAAGAGGAAATCGTAAAAGAATTTTCCGAAACCTTACACAGAGTCGCCGGTAAACCTCCCGCGGTTACCTACATCGTAATCGAAGAAGTCGCCAAAGAAAACTGGGCCGTCGGCGGAAAACTGCTCGAATAA
- a CDS encoding YdcF family protein, whose protein sequence is MSTILFSISKLVTLVLFPLSLVLVILLFVGAKLRTWKEKFSVWIPVLFLWILSTSTVSQTLIRSLEIYYPPVSLEKVPKADVILVLGGMVSTLSVHDEPVELYNSAERLTETVRLYNAKKAPRILFSGGSGNLFYQEVPESEPAGRFLKQMGIPHSSLILESKSRNTAENKSFAVELLKEHGWTSVILVTSSFHMKRSVEIFQEKGITIIPYPTDFRTQKSVLTLDNFFPSTSCLENSTISIKEWIGILVHKIRNS, encoded by the coding sequence ATGTCCACAATCTTATTTTCGATTTCCAAACTCGTTACGCTCGTATTGTTTCCTTTGTCCTTGGTTCTTGTGATTCTTCTTTTCGTCGGGGCCAAACTTAGGACCTGGAAGGAAAAATTCTCGGTTTGGATTCCGGTTTTGTTTCTCTGGATCTTATCCACGAGCACGGTTTCGCAAACCCTCATCCGATCTTTGGAAATTTATTATCCGCCCGTTTCGCTCGAAAAAGTTCCGAAGGCGGACGTCATACTCGTGTTAGGCGGAATGGTTTCCACATTGAGCGTTCACGACGAACCCGTGGAACTCTACAACAGCGCCGAAAGACTCACCGAAACGGTGCGACTTTACAACGCCAAAAAGGCCCCGAGAATTCTATTCTCCGGAGGTTCGGGAAATCTTTTTTATCAGGAAGTCCCCGAGTCGGAACCGGCCGGAAGATTTTTAAAACAGATGGGAATTCCCCATTCTTCCCTGATCCTGGAATCGAAGAGTAGAAACACGGCGGAGAACAAAAGTTTTGCGGTGGAGTTACTCAAAGAGCACGGTTGGACCTCGGTGATTTTGGTCACTTCTTCCTTTCATATGAAACGATCCGTGGAAATCTTTCAGGAAAAGGGAATCACGATCATTCCGTATCCCACGGACTTTAGAACGCAGAAATCGGTTCTGACCTTGGATAACTTTTTTCCATCCACTTCCTGCCTCGAAAACTCGACGATCTCGATCAAGGAATGGATCGGAATTCTCGTTCATAAGATCCGAAATTCCTGA
- a CDS encoding cytochrome c maturation protein CcmE, with product MNIKFTVLAGIILLSLGSIAYFSSKETSYTLLDASELAASPAKYNDDLLRVRGFVKLGSVVREGKTAKFILEFNEKQIPVFFTGESLLPDAFKEGTRARVDGYMKDGVLVSNHVEAKCASKYEADYSEENK from the coding sequence ATGAACATCAAATTTACGGTCCTCGCAGGGATCATCCTTTTATCCCTCGGCTCCATCGCGTATTTCTCTTCCAAGGAAACTTCTTACACACTTCTCGACGCTTCCGAACTCGCCGCTTCCCCCGCCAAATACAACGACGACCTTTTGAGAGTGAGAGGTTTTGTGAAGTTGGGCTCCGTGGTTCGGGAAGGCAAAACCGCGAAGTTCATCTTAGAATTTAACGAAAAACAAATCCCCGTTTTTTTTACGGGAGAATCCCTCCTCCCCGACGCCTTTAAGGAAGGAACCAGAGCCCGAGTCGACGGTTATATGAAGGACGGGGTTCTCGTCTCCAATCACGTGGAAGCGAAATGCGCTTCCAAATACGAAGCCGATTATTCGGAAGAAAACAAGTAA
- a CDS encoding heme lyase CcmF/NrfE family subunit — protein MNDFGALCIITSFAILLFSIVQTSYGIWKDDKQAVELGRYTLMANTAVILLAFIVLLVQLFRTDLSNYYVVMHSNEHLPLFYRLTGIWSGSSGSLIFWNLLLSLFTFIVLWQTRELVQDRIPVMNLTLAAIAAFFSYLAVFYPDAQPFREFQPAAVAGRGLNPLLQHWAMVIHPPILYIGYVSFAIPFAIAASALITGHLSENWFRFVRRWTIFSWFFLGTGILLGSKWAYEELGWGGYWAWDPVENASLMPWLLSTAFLHSMIIQERRGMLKFWNMLLIILAFHFCLLGTWITRSGVLEGPHSFSKSTIGTPFIIYIGVSFFFFLGFLIYRRDALKPERNLEAMTSKEGSFLFNNFLLVIATLAILLGVFSPLLYGREFKAPWFNSWGVPSGILLILLMGSAPLLAWRKGADKIFFSTLFKPLLVGIAGAGAYILFYTQNFTISDYSLGDVLGEVYSVVAVGLGIFTIAGIAQEYHRGIVARKASYPSENYFFAGFRMLLKNKRRYGGYLVHLAMVILFIGFAGNAFKQNTSIKFFYFLNAPEKNEIVYSSQDTGVLGNYQISANTLKIKPLVNGDAKNGLNIQNVIVSHEATFLVKRHLKEFSTMVTERRFYPQISHLSGDFETHIPTSEPAITSTPKEDLYIQLGAIEHSDLSDENPDLPLLFMNYLFTNENQPVRKLENFNRFPRQIVANLEVWVNPLVKFIWAGSLLFFFSGLLILLPIGESRS, from the coding sequence ATGAATGATTTCGGCGCACTTTGCATCATAACCTCCTTCGCGATTCTTCTTTTTTCGATCGTTCAAACCTCGTACGGAATCTGGAAGGACGACAAACAAGCCGTCGAACTCGGACGATATACTTTGATGGCCAACACCGCCGTCATTCTTCTCGCGTTTATAGTTCTTCTCGTTCAACTTTTCAGAACCGATCTTTCCAACTACTATGTCGTGATGCATTCGAACGAACACCTTCCGTTGTTCTACAGACTTACAGGAATCTGGTCGGGTTCCTCCGGTTCGCTTATTTTTTGGAATCTTCTTCTTTCCCTGTTCACGTTTATCGTTTTGTGGCAAACCCGCGAACTCGTTCAGGATAGAATTCCCGTCATGAATCTTACGTTAGCCGCAATCGCGGCTTTCTTTTCGTATCTCGCCGTTTTTTATCCGGACGCGCAACCTTTCCGCGAGTTTCAACCCGCGGCCGTGGCGGGAAGAGGACTCAATCCTCTTTTGCAACACTGGGCGATGGTCATCCATCCTCCGATTTTGTACATCGGCTACGTCAGTTTTGCGATTCCGTTTGCGATCGCGGCTTCGGCTCTGATCACGGGACATCTTTCCGAAAACTGGTTTCGTTTCGTAAGAAGATGGACGATCTTCTCTTGGTTCTTTTTGGGAACGGGAATTCTTCTCGGTTCCAAATGGGCGTACGAAGAATTGGGTTGGGGCGGTTATTGGGCCTGGGATCCGGTCGAAAACGCATCGCTTATGCCTTGGCTTTTATCGACCGCGTTTCTTCATTCCATGATCATTCAGGAAAGAAGAGGAATGTTAAAGTTTTGGAATATGCTTTTGATCATTCTCGCGTTCCATTTTTGTTTATTGGGAACGTGGATCACACGAAGCGGAGTTCTCGAAGGCCCCCACAGTTTTTCCAAATCCACGATCGGAACCCCTTTTATCATCTACATCGGAGTCAGCTTCTTTTTCTTTCTCGGATTTTTGATCTATCGCAGGGACGCGCTCAAACCGGAGCGCAACCTCGAAGCGATGACTTCCAAGGAAGGAAGTTTTCTATTCAACAACTTCCTTCTTGTGATCGCAACCCTTGCGATTCTTCTCGGAGTGTTTTCTCCTCTTCTTTACGGAAGAGAATTCAAAGCGCCTTGGTTCAATTCTTGGGGGGTTCCTTCGGGAATTCTTCTGATCCTTTTGATGGGTTCTGCTCCGCTTCTTGCGTGGAGAAAGGGCGCGGATAAGATTTTCTTTTCCACTCTCTTCAAACCGTTGTTAGTCGGAATCGCGGGCGCGGGCGCTTACATTCTTTTTTATACGCAGAACTTTACGATCAGCGATTATAGCCTCGGAGACGTTTTGGGAGAAGTATATTCGGTCGTCGCGGTCGGTCTCGGAATTTTTACGATCGCGGGAATCGCGCAGGAATATCACAGAGGGATCGTCGCCAGAAAGGCTTCTTATCCGAGTGAGAATTATTTCTTTGCCGGTTTTAGAATGCTTTTGAAAAACAAAAGAAGATACGGCGGTTATCTCGTTCACTTGGCGATGGTGATTCTTTTTATCGGCTTTGCGGGAAACGCGTTTAAACAAAACACGTCCATTAAGTTTTTCTACTTCTTAAACGCTCCCGAAAAAAACGAGATCGTTTATTCGAGCCAGGACACGGGGGTTCTCGGAAACTATCAAATCTCCGCGAACACGCTGAAGATCAAACCTCTCGTAAACGGAGACGCAAAGAACGGACTCAACATTCAGAACGTGATCGTTTCGCACGAGGCTACGTTTTTGGTAAAACGTCATCTGAAAGAATTTTCCACGATGGTTACCGAAAGAAGATTTTATCCGCAGATCTCCCACCTGAGCGGAGACTTTGAAACTCATATTCCCACGAGCGAACCCGCGATCACTTCCACGCCGAAAGAGGATCTTTATATACAACTCGGAGCGATCGAACATTCCGATCTTTCGGATGAGAATCCGGATCTTCCTCTTTTGTTTATGAATTATCTTTTTACGAACGAGAATCAACCGGTCCGCAAACTCGAAAACTTCAACCGGTTTCCGAGACAGATCGTGGCCAACTTGGAAGTTTGGGTGAACCCTCTCGTAAAATTCATCTGGGCCGGATCTTTGCTCTTTTTCTTTTCGGGTCTTTTGATTCTTCTTCCGATCGGAGAATCCAGATCATGA
- a CDS encoding cytochrome c-type biogenesis protein, with amino-acid sequence MKKEYSKFIMFLAVLGAVGVLPALGLSNVSPDSTFTNLTEPDQIRTFHEVTSRIRCICIPSITIKSCSFNNCTVSAKLKLFIENRIQKGESADVIVNKMVNGFGEEALTDPVIQKFVEAGNTGMANSVVFGFGENILATPDSTWINLSLALAGLLGILFIYLYIKRKNPNAAKLESDKTVKQGEDSFHRYLSEIQEKQK; translated from the coding sequence ATGAAAAAAGAATATTCTAAATTTATAATGTTTTTGGCCGTTTTGGGCGCGGTTGGAGTTCTTCCCGCGCTTGGACTTTCGAACGTTTCCCCGGATTCCACGTTCACCAATCTCACCGAACCGGATCAGATCCGAACCTTTCACGAAGTCACGTCCAGAATCCGTTGTATTTGTATTCCTTCGATTACGATCAAAAGTTGTTCCTTTAACAATTGTACCGTTTCCGCAAAACTGAAACTGTTTATCGAAAATCGGATTCAAAAGGGAGAAAGCGCGGACGTAATCGTAAACAAGATGGTCAACGGTTTCGGAGAAGAAGCCCTGACCGATCCGGTGATTCAAAAGTTCGTGGAAGCAGGAAATACCGGAATGGCGAACTCGGTCGTTTTCGGTTTTGGGGAGAATATTCTTGCGACTCCCGATTCGACTTGGATCAACCTAAGCCTCGCACTCGCGGGTTTACTCGGAATTCTTTTTATCTACTTATACATCAAACGTAAAAACCCGAACGCGGCCAAACTCGAGTCGGACAAAACCGTCAAACAAGGCGAAGATTCTTTTCATAGATATCTTTCCGAAATACAGGAAAAACAGAAGTAA
- a CDS encoding zinc ribbon domain-containing protein: MDLLLIPFYIVLLGIVVSPFLYVRFAINAKASETESEKQELINRREVILENLRDIKIEFDTGKLTETEFQNISSGIVKDLEDFDEKIRVIAQNIPKPIQASSPSSGEILTKYCHECGFKIEIYGAKFCPSCGTKLIV; this comes from the coding sequence ATGGATCTTTTACTCATTCCGTTTTATATCGTTCTTTTAGGAATCGTAGTTTCCCCGTTTTTATACGTTCGTTTTGCGATCAACGCAAAGGCTTCCGAAACGGAATCCGAAAAACAGGAACTCATCAATCGACGCGAAGTCATCCTCGAAAATTTACGGGACATCAAAATCGAATTCGATACGGGCAAACTTACCGAAACGGAATTTCAAAACATCTCTTCCGGAATCGTAAAGGATCTGGAAGATTTCGACGAGAAGATCCGAGTCATCGCGCAAAACATTCCGAAACCGATTCAGGCTTCTTCTCCGAGTTCGGGAGAAATTCTCACCAAATACTGTCACGAATGCGGTTTTAAAATCGAAATTTACGGAGCGAAATTTTGTCCTTCGTGCGGAACCAAACTGATCGTATAA
- the hisE gene encoding phosphoribosyl-ATP diphosphatase, with protein sequence MEFLLQLESILKKRKQDLPDKSYTADLFRGGVDRILKKVGEEAGEVIIAAKNSDKKELTHEAADLLFHLQVLLVEQGISLQDIVEELRKRHS encoded by the coding sequence ATGGAATTTTTATTACAGTTGGAAAGCATTCTAAAAAAAAGAAAACAGGATCTTCCCGATAAATCTTATACCGCGGATTTATTCCGAGGCGGGGTGGATCGAATTCTCAAAAAAGTCGGGGAAGAGGCCGGTGAGGTCATCATCGCGGCTAAGAATTCCGACAAAAAAGAACTCACACACGAAGCCGCCGATCTTCTGTTTCATCTGCAAGTGTTGCTCGTCGAACAGGGAATTTCTCTGCAAGACATCGTGGAAGAACTTCGCAAACGCCATTCTTAA
- a CDS encoding tetratricopeptide repeat protein, with product MKNLRFPVSVFLLILFVSPVAAEIQWEKSVKTAFAKAKADGKPIFIDVYADWCSYCKTLKNEIYPKKEVQLELSKFVALSLDGDTFPNLKRKYGIKGYPSILFLDRNGSLIDKITGMPDTKMILKLLRGAYARRNLEKEYLDVLSKDPNGIKANFQVGVYYFEAREYPKAIQFFQKALESNDPKNADKKHDALFNLGISYLETGNFKSAVSTFNAYVSKYPSGDLSSVLFFRANAYEELNQKEEAKADYKKVLEMTTDPDEKKDLLIRIESLN from the coding sequence ATGAAGAATCTACGTTTTCCAGTTTCCGTATTTTTGCTGATCCTTTTCGTTTCCCCCGTCGCCGCCGAAATCCAATGGGAAAAATCGGTTAAGACCGCGTTTGCAAAAGCGAAGGCCGACGGCAAACCGATCTTCATCGACGTCTATGCCGATTGGTGCAGTTACTGCAAAACTCTGAAGAATGAAATCTATCCGAAAAAGGAAGTTCAACTCGAACTCTCCAAGTTCGTCGCTCTTTCTTTGGACGGAGATACGTTTCCGAATTTAAAACGCAAATACGGAATCAAAGGTTATCCTTCGATTCTCTTTTTGGATCGGAACGGAAGTCTGATCGATAAGATCACGGGGATGCCCGATACGAAGATGATTCTCAAGTTGCTTCGAGGAGCATACGCACGTAGAAACTTGGAAAAGGAATATCTCGACGTTTTATCCAAGGACCCGAACGGAATCAAAGCCAACTTTCAAGTCGGAGTTTATTATTTCGAAGCGAGAGAATATCCGAAGGCGATCCAATTTTTTCAAAAGGCTCTCGAATCCAACGATCCCAAAAACGCAGATAAAAAACACGACGCGTTGTTTAATTTAGGAATTTCTTATTTAGAAACCGGAAACTTCAAGTCCGCCGTTTCGACGTTCAACGCCTACGTATCCAAATATCCGAGCGGAGATTTGTCCTCGGTTTTATTCTTTCGAGCGAACGCCTACGAAGAATTGAACCAAAAGGAAGAAGCGAAGGCCGACTACAAAAAGGTTTTGGAGATGACTACCGATCCGGACGAGAAGAAGGATCTTCTGATCCGAATCGAATCTCTAAATTAG